Below is a genomic region from Pseudomonas extremaustralis.
TCGAAGTCGGGCCGCCCAGTGTCGGCATACCCAGGGGAATCTGCATGTGCGTCTTGATCCCCAGCGGGCCTGTGTCCTGGACCGTACCCATTGGAACCTGCCAGACCAGTTTTTGAGTATTGAGATCAATCGCGCTCATGCTGCCGAACGGTGGGGTGTTGCACGGCACGCCCAGCGGAGACTGGAGAATGTCGATTTTCACGCCGCCATAGATGCCGGCCACTTGCGGACGAATGGTGCCCATGAAGCCGGGGACTTCATCGGTGGATACTTTGAACTTTTTGGTCTCTTCCTTGGTGACCAGTGACATCCGCAAAGGCATGCGCATGTCGTTGACGAACATCATGCCGGTGTTTTCGTCGATGGACATGCCGCCCCAGTTCATGCCGCCGAGCAAGCTAGGCCACTCGATGTACGGCTTTTCGGTGGGTGGTGTAAACGGCCCTACGTAGACGGAGTCTTTGAACATGATGCGGCAATACAGTTGGTCGAAGGTCGATACGCCCCACATCGACTTTTCAGTCAGTGGGTCGGCGCCAATGACTGGCATGCCAACCGAGTATGGTTGCGTCGGCGACAGGTGCTCGCCTTCTGCTGCCGGCGAGGTGGTGACCGCGCGTTCCTGGACTTCGGTTACCGGCTGGCCGGTACGACGGTCCAGCACAAAGATATGGCCAGTCTTGGTGGTCTGAATCAGCACTGGCGTTTTCACGCCTTGGGCATTCTTGATGTCATACAGCACGGGTTGGGAAGGCAGGTCGTAATCCCACACGTCGTGGTGAACCATCTGGTAAACCCATTTGGCTTTACCGGTCGATGCATCGACTGCCACGACGGCCGCGCCGAATTTTTCCTTGGCTTGGTTACGATCACCGCCCCAATAGTCTGGAGGGCCATTGCCGGTCGGCAGGTAGACCAGGTTCAATTCTTTATCGTAGGTCGGAATAGTCCATACGTTAGGAGTTTCCAGAGTGAATTGGTGATCGGCAGCCGTTGTATCTGTACCCTCGGGCGCACCTACGTCCCAGGCCCATACCAGGGACCCGGTCAAGACATCGAATGCCCGAACCGCCCCGGAAGGCTCGCCCGCCACAATGTCGCGTACCCAGCCGCCGACCACTGTGAGGTGGCCCATGACAACAGGCAGCGACGTCGGGTGATAGCGCTTACTGTTTTCCGTCGGGCCCATGCCTTTCTTGAGGTCGACATAACCCTTGTCCCCAAAGCTTTGGCAAAGGGCGCCGGTGTGTGCATCCAGTGCAAACAAGCGGGCATCTACAGACGACACCAGAATACGCTGGCGACATTGCTGCTCATTGCCATAGGAGGCTTTTGCCGCCGCGCTCAAGCTGTCGTCTTTATCAATGTCGTAGTAGCCCACGCCGCGGCAAGTGACATGCTCTTCGCTCTTGGCATGAGGGTCGAATTTCCAGATCGGGTTACCCGTATCTCCGTCAAGAGCGGTGATCAGGTTTTCCGGCGTACATGAATACAGTACGTTGCCGATCTGCAGCGGTGTGTTTTCGTCAACGCCAGCGCCCGCACCGGTGGTGCGGCGGCCGGTCCTGTAGGTCCAGGCAACTTGCAGGTCCTTGACGTTATCCGGGGTGATTTGCGTATAGGGGGCAAATCGTGTTCCCGAGGCATTACGCCCGAAGAACTCCCAGTTTTCAGGGGCGTTGGATGGCTCGCTGGGTGTGGT
It encodes:
- a CDS encoding membrane-bound PQQ-dependent dehydrogenase, glucose/quinate/shikimate family, translating into MSNIARGLFSLLVFTAALALIYGGVKLSALGGSSYYLLAGLAYLVLAALFVVRKPISIALSVVIFLATCAWAFYEVGQFSYWELLPRLVVPAIILTLSLWVGAAFPNTSSSTRRAANRFGFAVFLALIATFVAAFFPHGGISNPVAAVGPTTPSEPSNAPENWEFFGRNASGTRFAPYTQITPDNVKDLQVAWTYRTGRRTTGAGAGVDENTPLQIGNVLYSCTPENLITALDGDTGNPIWKFDPHAKSEEHVTCRGVGYYDIDKDDSLSAAAKASYGNEQQCRQRILVSSVDARLFALDAHTGALCQSFGDKGYVDLKKGMGPTENSKRYHPTSLPVVMGHLTVVGGWVRDIVAGEPSGAVRAFDVLTGSLVWAWDVGAPEGTDTTAADHQFTLETPNVWTIPTYDKELNLVYLPTGNGPPDYWGGDRNQAKEKFGAAVVAVDASTGKAKWVYQMVHHDVWDYDLPSQPVLYDIKNAQGVKTPVLIQTTKTGHIFVLDRRTGQPVTEVQERAVTTSPAAEGEHLSPTQPYSVGMPVIGADPLTEKSMWGVSTFDQLYCRIMFKDSVYVGPFTPPTEKPYIEWPSLLGGMNWGGMSIDENTGMMFVNDMRMPLRMSLVTKEETKKFKVSTDEVPGFMGTIRPQVAGIYGGVKIDILQSPLGVPCNTPPFGSMSAIDLNTQKLVWQVPMGTVQDTGPLGIKTHMQIPLGMPTLGGPTSTASGLVFFAGTQDYYLRALDSASGKEVWKARLPVGAVAAPLIYKSPTTGKQYVVISAGGMSHSPDVGDYIIAYTLPDSVKK